Proteins from one Vulgatibacter sp. genomic window:
- a CDS encoding Do family serine endopeptidase yields the protein MELHRLALVALLAVACGAKPAEQQKDPARPTLQLIQGPQAVPRVTPPAGELNGALPTLAPLVEAVRPTVVGVTTRATLDPEEAPPELREFWRRFFGNEAPPFEGGPQGPQTGVGSGVIIDPQGIVLTNNHVVEGAEEVLVKTADEKEYTAEVLGTDPETDIAVLRLKEVKGKLPAARLGSSDPLRVGDFVVAIGSPFGLELTVTSGIISAKARVIGAGPYDDFLQTDAAINPGNSGGPLFDLGGNVVGINTAIVATGAGIGFAVPIDLIRAFLPQLVEAGRVVRGYLGVGIQDLTPELAAALELKRRKGAVVASVQPDAPAAGELRIGDVVIGIEGQPVEGAAQLSRRVAQFEPGAKVDLTLLRDGKERKVEVKLGERPREPGVRRPGDEAPQREGPLGLSLQEVPRELQQQLRIQGGALVADVQPGSRAAEAGLQPGDIVVEADRKAVRSPRDLAETAKRAGNRPLLLRVVREEGAAFVVVPPARDAE from the coding sequence ATGGAGCTCCACCGCCTGGCGCTCGTGGCCCTGCTGGCAGTGGCCTGCGGCGCCAAGCCCGCAGAGCAGCAGAAGGATCCGGCCCGCCCCACCCTGCAGCTGATCCAGGGGCCGCAGGCGGTGCCGAGGGTAACGCCCCCAGCAGGCGAGCTGAACGGCGCCCTGCCCACCCTGGCGCCGCTGGTGGAGGCGGTGCGACCCACCGTGGTCGGCGTGACCACCCGCGCGACCCTCGATCCGGAGGAGGCGCCGCCCGAGCTCCGGGAATTCTGGCGGCGCTTCTTCGGCAACGAGGCCCCTCCCTTCGAAGGCGGGCCGCAGGGGCCGCAGACCGGCGTGGGCTCCGGCGTGATCATCGATCCCCAGGGGATCGTGCTCACCAACAACCACGTGGTCGAAGGCGCCGAGGAGGTGCTGGTCAAGACCGCGGACGAGAAGGAATACACCGCCGAGGTCCTCGGCACCGATCCCGAGACCGACATCGCCGTGCTCCGCCTCAAGGAGGTGAAGGGCAAGCTCCCGGCGGCGCGGCTCGGCTCCTCGGATCCCTTGCGCGTCGGCGATTTCGTGGTGGCGATCGGCAGCCCCTTCGGCCTCGAGCTCACCGTCACCAGCGGGATCATCTCGGCCAAGGCCCGGGTGATCGGCGCCGGCCCCTACGACGACTTCCTCCAGACCGACGCAGCGATCAACCCGGGCAACTCCGGCGGGCCCCTCTTCGATCTCGGCGGGAACGTGGTGGGGATCAACACCGCCATCGTCGCCACCGGCGCCGGGATCGGCTTCGCCGTCCCCATCGACCTCATCCGCGCCTTTCTCCCGCAGCTCGTCGAGGCGGGGCGCGTGGTCCGCGGCTACCTCGGCGTCGGGATCCAGGATCTCACCCCGGAGCTCGCCGCCGCCCTCGAGCTGAAGCGGCGCAAGGGCGCGGTGGTCGCCTCGGTCCAGCCCGATGCGCCTGCAGCAGGCGAGCTGCGCATCGGCGACGTGGTGATCGGGATCGAGGGGCAACCGGTGGAGGGTGCCGCCCAGCTCTCGCGGCGGGTGGCGCAATTCGAGCCTGGCGCGAAGGTCGACCTGACCCTGCTCCGCGACGGCAAGGAGCGGAAGGTGGAGGTGAAGCTCGGCGAGCGGCCCCGGGAGCCCGGCGTCCGGCGGCCCGGCGACGAGGCGCCGCAGCGCGAGGGCCCCCTCGGCCTCTCGCTCCAGGAGGTGCCCCGCGAGCTGCAGCAGCAGCTGCGCATCCAGGGCGGCGCCCTGGTGGCCGACGTGCAGCCGGGCTCCCGGGCGGCGGAAGCAGGGCTGCAGCCCGGCGACATCGTGGTGGAGGCGGACCGCAAGGCGGTGCGCTCGCCCCGCGATCTGGCCGAGACCGCGAAGAGGGCCGGCAACCGGCCCCTGCTCCTCCGCGTGGTGCGCGAGGAGGGCGCCGCCTTCGTGGTGGTCCCCCCGGCCCGCGATGCAGAGTGA
- a CDS encoding DUF2752 domain-containing protein, which produces MIAIEWTRRPDRPSRWDALAGAGAVAWIAAWLFPLLPAVQRLWPSCHFQRFTGWPCGTCGFTRAFVRAARLDLLGALSASPLATLAFYAWGLFSLAIGLSWLVPGLQLPVFRPHRLLTRWGPLALFSANWAWLSWQGGPR; this is translated from the coding sequence GTGATCGCGATCGAGTGGACGCGCAGGCCCGACCGCCCCTCCCGCTGGGATGCGCTCGCCGGCGCCGGCGCCGTCGCCTGGATCGCCGCGTGGCTCTTTCCGCTGCTGCCGGCGGTGCAGCGGCTCTGGCCCTCGTGCCACTTCCAGCGATTCACCGGCTGGCCCTGCGGCACCTGCGGTTTCACCAGGGCCTTCGTGCGGGCGGCGCGGCTCGACCTGCTCGGGGCGCTCTCCGCCTCGCCCCTGGCGACGCTCGCCTTCTACGCCTGGGGCCTCTTCTCGCTGGCCATCGGCCTCTCCTGGCTGGTGCCGGGGCTGCAGCTGCCCGTCTTCCGGCCGCACCGCCTTCTCACCCGCTGGGGCCCCCTGGCGCTCTTCTCCGCCAACTGGGCGTGGCTCTCCTGGCAGGGGGGACCCCGTTGA
- a CDS encoding BolA family protein, whose translation MLDPKDIERRIVAALPGAEVEVIDTTGTGDHFQARVVSEAFAGKTMVEQHQMVYAPLRAQIDAGSLHALALKTYTPDQWARTGGSK comes from the coding sequence ATGCTCGACCCCAAGGACATCGAGCGGCGCATCGTCGCCGCGCTCCCCGGCGCCGAGGTGGAGGTCATCGACACCACCGGCACCGGCGATCATTTCCAGGCCCGGGTGGTATCCGAGGCATTCGCCGGCAAGACGATGGTGGAGCAGCACCAGATGGTCTACGCGCCCCTTCGGGCGCAGATCGACGCTGGCTCGCTGCACGCGCTGGCACTCAAGACCTACACCCCGGACCAGTGGGCCCGGACCGGAGGCAGCAAGTGA
- a CDS encoding ABC-F family ATP-binding cassette domain-containing protein, whose protein sequence is MPNIQVTGVTKAYGSKKLFEDVNVSFSEGRRYGLTGPNGAGKSTFMKILAGELEPDAGSVSRPKKTSVLKQDQYAYEDVRVLDVILMGNKPLWDAMQEKEKVLALPEIGDAEGMRLGELEMVIAEEDGYTAEADAGDLLSGLGIPIEDHEKPMRELQGGLKLRVLLAQAIFGKPEALLLDEPTNNLDLDSIRWLERHLENYEGVLITISHDRHFLNAVCTHIADIDYNTIITYTGGYDDMVVAKSQVRSRVESENAEKQKKIAQLQDFIARFSAGTRASQVQSRKKQIEKLQLGDLKRSNIERPFIKFEQKRPSGKQTLTLEGLTKRWPERTVCENFDALVLKGEKVAIIGKSGLGKTTLCKMLMGEVEPDAGKITWGHEATVGYLAQDHRESIPDGTTAATWLHGFDEKAGNEEVRGLLGRMLFKGEEGMKPTEALSGGEGVRLVFAKLMLTKDNVLVLDEPTNHLDLESIVALGDALERYEGTCFVVSHDRDLISGFATRIWAFTEDGLIDFKGTYDEYFAKYGEQTGGKGKR, encoded by the coding sequence ATGCCCAACATCCAGGTAACGGGCGTCACCAAGGCCTACGGCAGCAAGAAGCTCTTCGAGGACGTGAACGTCTCGTTCTCCGAGGGGCGGCGCTACGGCCTCACCGGTCCCAACGGCGCCGGCAAGTCGACCTTCATGAAGATCCTCGCCGGCGAGCTCGAGCCCGACGCCGGCTCGGTCTCGCGGCCGAAGAAGACCTCCGTCCTGAAGCAGGACCAGTACGCCTACGAGGACGTGCGGGTCCTCGACGTGATCCTCATGGGCAACAAGCCCCTGTGGGACGCGATGCAGGAGAAGGAGAAGGTCCTCGCCCTCCCCGAGATCGGCGACGCGGAAGGGATGCGCCTCGGCGAGCTCGAGATGGTGATCGCGGAGGAGGACGGCTACACCGCCGAGGCGGACGCCGGCGACCTGCTCTCGGGCCTCGGCATCCCCATCGAGGATCACGAGAAGCCGATGCGCGAGTTGCAGGGCGGCCTCAAGCTCCGCGTCCTCCTCGCCCAGGCGATCTTCGGCAAGCCCGAGGCGCTGCTCCTCGACGAGCCCACCAACAACCTCGACCTCGACTCGATCCGCTGGCTCGAGCGCCACCTCGAGAACTACGAGGGCGTGCTGATCACGATCTCCCACGATCGGCACTTCCTGAACGCGGTGTGCACGCACATCGCCGACATCGACTACAACACGATCATCACCTACACCGGCGGGTACGACGACATGGTCGTCGCCAAGAGCCAGGTGCGGTCGCGGGTCGAGTCGGAGAACGCCGAGAAGCAGAAGAAGATCGCGCAGCTCCAGGACTTCATCGCCCGCTTCTCCGCCGGTACCCGCGCCAGCCAGGTGCAGAGCCGCAAGAAGCAGATCGAGAAGCTGCAGCTCGGCGATCTCAAGCGCTCCAACATCGAGCGCCCCTTCATCAAATTCGAGCAGAAGCGCCCCTCGGGCAAGCAGACGCTCACCCTCGAAGGGCTCACCAAGCGCTGGCCGGAGCGGACGGTCTGCGAGAACTTCGACGCGCTCGTGCTCAAGGGCGAGAAGGTCGCGATCATCGGCAAGAGCGGCCTCGGCAAGACCACGCTCTGCAAGATGCTGATGGGCGAGGTGGAGCCCGACGCCGGCAAGATCACCTGGGGCCACGAGGCCACGGTGGGCTACCTGGCGCAGGACCACCGCGAGTCGATCCCCGACGGGACCACCGCCGCCACCTGGCTCCACGGCTTCGACGAGAAGGCGGGCAACGAGGAGGTCCGCGGCCTGCTGGGCCGGATGCTCTTCAAGGGCGAGGAGGGCATGAAGCCCACCGAGGCCCTCTCCGGTGGCGAGGGCGTGCGCCTCGTCTTCGCCAAGCTGATGCTCACGAAGGACAACGTGCTCGTGCTCGACGAGCCCACCAACCACCTCGACCTCGAGTCGATCGTGGCGCTGGGCGACGCGCTGGAGCGCTACGAGGGCACCTGCTTCGTGGTCTCCCACGACCGCGACCTGATCAGCGGCTTCGCCACCCGGATCTGGGCCTTCACCGAGGACGGCCTGATCGACTTCAAGGGTACCTACGACGAGTATTTCGCGAAGTACGGCGAACAGACGGGCGGCAAGGGCAAGCGCTGA
- the grxD gene encoding Grx4 family monothiol glutaredoxin, whose amino-acid sequence MNEELRKRIDEMVQGHKVVLFMKGSPHMPMCGFSASTVETLRSAGATEVAAYDVLKDPEIRQGIKEYANWPTIPQLYVDGKFVGGCDIVREMHERGELAPLLDAAK is encoded by the coding sequence GTGAACGAGGAGCTCCGCAAGCGGATCGACGAGATGGTGCAGGGCCACAAGGTGGTCCTCTTCATGAAGGGCTCGCCCCACATGCCGATGTGCGGCTTCTCGGCCTCCACGGTGGAGACACTGCGCAGCGCCGGCGCCACCGAGGTGGCGGCCTACGACGTGCTCAAGGACCCGGAGATCCGCCAGGGGATCAAGGAGTACGCGAACTGGCCGACGATCCCCCAGCTCTACGTCGACGGAAAGTTCGTCGGTGGCTGCGACATCGTCCGCGAGATGCACGAGCGCGGCGAGCTCGCGCCCCTGCTCGACGCTGCCAAGTAA
- a CDS encoding response regulator, with amino-acid sequence MLGELERFRILNVNDDEAARYTVSRMLQRSGFQVIEAATGQEALLRVGERPDVIVLDVELPDLSGYDVCAQLKQDPNTASIGVLLTSATFVSTERKVQGLEVGADGYLTQPFEHVELVATVKSLLRIKQAEGELRARAERLADADRRKDEFLAMLAHELRNPLAAMLTATTLLERYEARDRKESWSRDVIKRQSLHLDRIVSDLLDVSRVTRGLVHLDKKRIDLSMILARLGVVAEERWALKNGLDFRVSLPDTPVWVEGDPTRIEQVITNLLDNAAKFTEPGGSIGLSLAQEGDRAVIRVTDTGMGIPAEKLSAIFDTFVQGDVPLARSRGGLGIGLSLVRRLVGLHGGSVTARSEGVGRGAEFEVVLPALAGEAANDARAGTDGGETRRRILLVEDNNDIRETLREVCEAWGHEVHAAADGARGLELGLRIRPDVALVDLGLPGIDGFELARRLRESEGGAAIHLVALTGYGAPEYRERALAAGFDVHLVKPIETERLRCLLASAPSAPARAG; translated from the coding sequence ATGCTGGGCGAGCTCGAACGCTTCCGCATCCTCAACGTCAACGACGACGAGGCGGCGCGGTACACCGTGAGCCGGATGCTGCAGCGCTCCGGCTTCCAGGTGATCGAGGCCGCCACGGGGCAGGAAGCGCTGCTCCGCGTCGGCGAGCGGCCCGACGTCATCGTCCTCGACGTCGAGCTACCCGACCTCTCCGGCTACGACGTCTGCGCGCAGCTGAAGCAGGATCCGAACACCGCCTCGATCGGCGTGCTCCTCACCTCGGCGACCTTCGTCTCCACCGAGCGCAAGGTGCAGGGGCTCGAGGTGGGCGCGGACGGTTACCTCACCCAGCCCTTCGAGCACGTCGAGCTCGTCGCCACGGTGAAGTCGCTCCTGCGGATCAAGCAGGCCGAGGGTGAGCTGCGCGCGCGGGCCGAGCGCCTCGCGGACGCGGACCGCCGCAAGGACGAGTTCCTCGCCATGCTCGCGCACGAGCTGCGCAATCCGCTCGCGGCGATGCTCACCGCCACCACGCTCCTCGAGCGCTACGAAGCACGGGACCGCAAGGAGAGCTGGAGCCGCGACGTGATCAAGCGGCAGTCGCTCCACCTCGACCGGATCGTCTCCGACCTCCTCGACGTCTCCCGGGTGACCCGCGGCCTCGTCCACCTCGACAAGAAGCGCATCGACCTCAGCATGATCCTCGCGCGCCTCGGCGTCGTGGCGGAGGAGCGCTGGGCCCTCAAGAACGGCCTCGACTTCCGGGTGAGCCTCCCCGACACGCCGGTCTGGGTGGAGGGCGATCCCACCCGGATCGAGCAGGTGATCACCAACCTCCTCGACAACGCCGCGAAATTCACCGAGCCCGGCGGCAGCATCGGTCTCTCCCTCGCACAGGAGGGCGACCGCGCGGTGATCCGGGTCACCGACACGGGGATGGGCATCCCCGCCGAGAAGCTCTCCGCCATCTTCGACACCTTCGTGCAGGGCGACGTGCCGCTGGCGCGCTCCCGCGGGGGGCTGGGGATCGGGCTCAGCCTGGTGCGGCGGCTGGTGGGGCTCCACGGCGGCTCGGTCACCGCCCGCAGCGAGGGCGTCGGCCGCGGCGCCGAGTTCGAGGTGGTGCTTCCGGCGCTGGCAGGCGAGGCGGCCAACGACGCCCGCGCCGGGACCGACGGCGGCGAGACCCGACGCCGGATCCTCCTCGTCGAGGACAACAACGACATCAGGGAGACGCTCCGCGAGGTCTGCGAGGCGTGGGGCCACGAGGTCCACGCCGCTGCGGACGGCGCCAGGGGGCTGGAGCTGGGGTTGCGGATCCGGCCCGACGTGGCCCTCGTCGACCTCGGGCTCCCGGGAATCGACGGCTTCGAGCTCGCCCGTCGACTGCGGGAGAGCGAGGGCGGCGCGGCGATCCACCTCGTCGCCCTCACCGGCTACGGCGCGCCGGAGTACAGGGAGCGGGCCCTCGCTGCCGGCTTCGACGTCCACCTGGTGAAGCCGATCGAGACCGAGCGGCTGCGCTGCCTGCTGGCGAGCGCGCCATCGGCGCCGGCCCGGGCCGGCTGA
- the plsY gene encoding glycerol-3-phosphate 1-O-acyltransferase PlsY, translating into MNLAFLVGAYLLGAVPFGLLVARRFARIDVRLVGSGNIGATNVARAAGKRVAALVLLLDAAKGFVPALLAAKLLADPWWMAAVGFAAFIGHCFPIYLRFRGGKGVATALGVNLALVPLAALAGVVVYVGLYKAFRVSSLGSLAGALTAALVAFLVAPSPAFAWGILAMVLVIFVRHSGNIRRLLRREERRV; encoded by the coding sequence TTGAACCTCGCGTTTCTCGTCGGCGCCTACCTCCTCGGCGCGGTCCCCTTCGGCCTCCTCGTGGCCCGGCGCTTCGCCCGTATCGACGTGCGGCTGGTCGGCTCCGGCAACATCGGCGCCACCAACGTCGCCCGCGCCGCTGGCAAGCGGGTCGCGGCGCTGGTGCTCCTCCTCGACGCGGCGAAGGGCTTCGTGCCCGCGCTCCTCGCGGCGAAGTTGCTGGCGGATCCGTGGTGGATGGCGGCGGTGGGCTTCGCCGCCTTCATCGGCCACTGCTTCCCGATCTACCTGCGCTTCCGTGGGGGCAAGGGCGTGGCGACGGCCCTGGGGGTGAACCTGGCGCTGGTGCCGCTGGCGGCGCTCGCCGGGGTGGTGGTCTACGTCGGCCTCTACAAGGCCTTCCGGGTGAGCTCGCTGGGCTCGCTGGCCGGCGCGCTCACGGCGGCGCTGGTGGCCTTCCTGGTGGCGCCCTCGCCGGCGTTCGCCTGGGGGATTCTGGCGATGGTCCTCGTGATCTTCGTCCGGCACAGCGGCAACATCCGGCGGCTGCTCCGGCGCGAGGAGCGGCGGGTCTGA
- a CDS encoding ribonuclease D, whose amino-acid sequence MSTQPHRIIDVAGAAALPGLQQALAAAPALAVDVETNAMYAYRWRLCFVQIATEDEIIVVDTLAEGVAPQALAPAFSDPGKRKVFHDAQGDLRVLAREGLHVQGLFDTHRAATLLGVDRVGLGNLVESRFGVRLAKEHQTADFGQRPLPPELHAYVADDVRYLLPLAAELEREAKEKEIWEELELEFERIAWEAAQPEAPPRLKLPTTARTALGLAVAGVVDRLRHREASARDVPVGRVLANAAMGEIATRLPKNERELARIPGVKGSFVKVAGRELLAEIERLSLAGARGELPPPPAHEGRRDPERRDREERLKAFRNETAKARGVTPSVILPTPVLDRLASQPPADLDELAQVPWLGEKRQRLYGEALLALLEAP is encoded by the coding sequence GTGAGCACGCAGCCCCACCGCATCATCGACGTCGCCGGCGCGGCGGCGCTCCCCGGCCTGCAGCAGGCCCTGGCAGCAGCCCCGGCCCTGGCGGTCGACGTCGAAACCAACGCCATGTACGCCTACCGGTGGCGCCTCTGCTTCGTGCAGATCGCCACCGAGGACGAGATCATCGTGGTCGATACCCTCGCCGAGGGTGTCGCGCCGCAGGCCCTCGCGCCGGCCTTCTCCGATCCCGGCAAGCGCAAGGTCTTCCACGACGCGCAGGGCGACCTGCGCGTGCTGGCGCGGGAGGGCCTGCACGTTCAGGGCCTCTTCGACACCCACCGCGCCGCCACGCTCCTCGGGGTCGACAGGGTCGGCCTCGGCAACCTGGTGGAGTCCCGCTTCGGCGTGCGCCTCGCCAAGGAGCACCAGACCGCCGACTTCGGCCAGCGCCCCCTTCCTCCCGAGCTCCACGCCTACGTCGCCGACGACGTGCGCTACCTGCTCCCCCTCGCAGCGGAGCTGGAGCGGGAGGCGAAGGAGAAGGAGATCTGGGAGGAGCTCGAGCTCGAATTCGAGCGGATCGCCTGGGAGGCGGCGCAGCCCGAGGCGCCGCCCCGGCTCAAGCTCCCCACCACCGCCCGCACCGCCCTCGGCCTGGCCGTCGCCGGGGTGGTGGATCGCCTCCGGCACCGCGAGGCGTCCGCACGGGACGTGCCGGTGGGCAGGGTCCTCGCCAACGCGGCGATGGGCGAGATCGCCACCCGGCTTCCGAAGAACGAGCGGGAGCTCGCCCGGATCCCCGGGGTGAAGGGCTCCTTCGTCAAGGTGGCGGGGCGCGAGCTCCTCGCCGAGATCGAGCGGCTCTCCCTCGCCGGGGCGCGGGGCGAGCTGCCGCCGCCGCCGGCGCACGAGGGGCGGCGGGATCCGGAGCGCCGGGATCGGGAGGAAAGGCTCAAGGCCTTCCGCAACGAGACGGCGAAGGCGCGGGGCGTCACCCCATCGGTGATCCTGCCCACGCCGGTCCTCGACCGGCTCGCCTCGCAGCCGCCAGCGGATCTCGACGAGCTCGCGCAGGTGCCATGGCTCGGGGAGAAGCGGCAGCGCCTCTACGGCGAGGCGCTGCTCGCGTTGCTCGAGGCGCCCTGA
- the fusA gene encoding elongation factor G, which yields MKLDMIRNIGISAHIDSGKTTLSERILFYTGKVHAIHDVRGKDGVGAKMDSMDLEREKGITIQSAATYCEWKGHNINLIDTPGHVDFTIEVERALRVLDGAILVLCSVAGVQSQSITVDRQMKRYNVPRLAFVNKMDRAGANALRVAGQLKEKLGHNVVMMVLPIGAEDRFQGVVDLVREKAVYFDGDNGENVREEAVPAEMVDQVAEYRQKMIETLADVDDQIAEKFLADEMPTIEEIVGAVRRATLALKITPVFCGSAYKNKGVQVLLDGVLSYLPNPEEINNFAHDQKNNEEKVKLESDASKPFVGLAFKLEDGRYGQLTYMRIYQGTVRKGDFIYNVSNGMKKVKVPRLVRMHSDEMNDIEEASGGDIVALFGVECASGDTFTTGEVQYTMTSMHVPEPVIKLAVAPKDKTAQANFSKALNRFTKEDPTFRVTRDEESAQTIIAGMGELHLDIYVERMKREYGCEVIVGKPQVAYRESISQRAEFNYTHKKQTGGSGQYAKVVGYIEPLPEDAMQQFEFVDEIVGGSIPREFIPACEKGFVDAISKGSLIGFPVVGTRVVINDGAFHAVDSSEMAFKTASIQAFREGYAKAGAQILEPIMKVEVQTPEEFQGAVIGGLNQRRGVILGSNTNEGFTTVECEVPLSEMFGYSTDLRSATQGKAEFSMEFAKYAPVPRMEQEKLIAQFKEKKAAEQK from the coding sequence ATGAAGCTGGACATGATCCGCAACATCGGGATCTCCGCGCACATCGACTCGGGCAAGACGACGCTCTCCGAGCGCATCCTCTTCTACACCGGCAAGGTGCACGCGATTCACGACGTCCGCGGCAAGGACGGCGTCGGCGCGAAGATGGACTCGATGGACCTGGAGCGTGAGAAGGGCATCACGATCCAGTCGGCCGCCACCTATTGCGAGTGGAAGGGCCACAACATCAACCTCATCGACACCCCCGGCCACGTGGACTTCACCATCGAGGTGGAGCGCGCGCTCCGCGTCCTCGACGGCGCGATCCTCGTGCTCTGCTCGGTGGCCGGTGTGCAGTCGCAGTCGATCACGGTCGACCGCCAGATGAAGCGCTACAACGTTCCGCGCCTCGCGTTCGTCAACAAGATGGACCGCGCCGGCGCGAACGCCCTCCGCGTCGCTGGCCAGCTGAAGGAGAAGCTGGGCCACAACGTGGTGATGATGGTGCTCCCGATCGGCGCCGAGGATCGCTTCCAGGGCGTCGTCGATCTCGTCCGCGAGAAGGCCGTCTACTTCGACGGCGACAACGGCGAGAACGTCCGCGAGGAGGCCGTGCCTGCCGAGATGGTGGACCAGGTCGCCGAGTACCGCCAGAAGATGATCGAGACCCTCGCCGACGTCGACGATCAGATCGCCGAGAAGTTCCTCGCCGACGAGATGCCGACCATCGAGGAGATCGTCGGGGCGGTCCGCCGCGCGACCCTCGCGCTCAAGATCACCCCCGTGTTCTGCGGCTCGGCCTACAAGAACAAGGGCGTGCAGGTCCTCCTGGACGGCGTGCTCAGCTACCTGCCGAACCCGGAAGAGATCAACAACTTCGCCCACGACCAGAAGAACAACGAGGAGAAGGTCAAGCTGGAGAGCGACGCCTCCAAGCCCTTCGTCGGCCTCGCGTTCAAGCTGGAAGATGGCCGCTACGGTCAGCTGACCTACATGCGCATCTACCAGGGCACCGTCCGCAAGGGCGACTTCATCTACAACGTGTCGAACGGCATGAAGAAGGTGAAGGTCCCCCGCCTGGTCCGCATGCACTCGGACGAGATGAACGACATCGAGGAGGCATCCGGTGGCGACATCGTGGCGCTCTTCGGTGTGGAGTGCGCCTCGGGCGACACCTTCACCACCGGCGAGGTCCAGTACACGATGACCTCGATGCACGTGCCGGAGCCGGTGATCAAGCTGGCCGTCGCCCCCAAGGACAAGACGGCGCAGGCCAACTTCTCCAAGGCCCTCAACCGGTTCACCAAGGAGGATCCCACCTTCCGCGTGACCCGTGACGAGGAGTCGGCACAGACCATCATCGCCGGCATGGGCGAGCTCCACCTCGACATCTACGTGGAGCGCATGAAGCGCGAGTACGGCTGTGAGGTGATCGTCGGCAAGCCCCAGGTGGCCTACCGCGAGTCGATCTCCCAGCGCGCCGAGTTCAACTACACCCACAAGAAGCAGACGGGTGGCTCGGGCCAGTACGCGAAGGTGGTCGGCTACATCGAGCCGCTGCCGGAAGACGCGATGCAGCAGTTCGAGTTCGTGGACGAGATCGTCGGTGGCTCCATTCCCCGCGAGTTCATCCCGGCCTGCGAGAAGGGCTTCGTCGACGCGATCTCCAAGGGTTCGCTCATCGGCTTCCCCGTCGTGGGCACCCGCGTCGTGATCAACGACGGCGCCTTCCACGCGGTGGACTCTTCGGAAATGGCGTTCAAGACCGCCTCGATCCAGGCGTTCCGCGAGGGCTACGCCAAGGCGGGCGCGCAGATCCTCGAGCCGATCATGAAGGTCGAGGTCCAGACCCCCGAGGAGTTCCAGGGCGCCGTGATCGGTGGCCTGAACCAGCGCCGCGGCGTGATCCTCGGCTCGAACACCAACGAGGGCTTCACCACCGTCGAGTGCGAGGTGCCGCTCTCCGAGATGTTCGGCTACTCCACCGACCTCCGGTCGGCCACCCAGGGCAAGGCGGAGTTCTCCATGGAGTTCGCCAAGTACGCTCCGGTGCCGCGCATGGAGCAGGAGAAGCTGATCGCGCAGTTCAAGGAGAAGAAGGCCGCCGAGCAGAAGTAA
- a CDS encoding exonuclease SbcCD subunit D: MRILHTSDWHLGHTLHDLPREHEHRSFLAWLLGTIEARQVDALLVAGDVFDTANPSAAAQAIWYRFVAEARRRFPALDIVVIGGNHDSADRLDAPAPLFVGFDVRVVGGLPRGASRALEVERLLVPLRDGRGEVAAWVAAVPFLRPADLLPREGADDPLIEGVRAVYAEVLEAARARREPEQAIVAMGHCYMVKGEISELSERRILGGNQHALPLDIFPEDVAYAALGHLHRPQRVGRENVRYSGSPLPLSMAEIDYRHQVCLVELEGEKLGSIEEIPVPRAVELLRVPKTGTLPPEELLAALKKLPKRGEEADHELPFLEVRTRLEAPEPGLRARVEAALAGRAARLVRLGVELSGDGRSLAEQVVDRMLDELKPGEVFANCYRKRYEGAPPPDLLAAFDELLDAVHQEKSR; this comes from the coding sequence ATGCGCATCCTCCACACCTCCGACTGGCACCTGGGGCACACGCTCCACGACCTGCCCCGGGAGCACGAGCACCGCTCGTTCCTCGCGTGGCTCCTCGGGACGATCGAGGCCCGGCAGGTCGACGCGCTCCTCGTCGCCGGCGACGTCTTCGACACCGCCAACCCGTCCGCAGCGGCGCAAGCGATCTGGTACCGCTTCGTGGCGGAGGCCCGGCGACGCTTTCCCGCCCTCGACATCGTGGTGATCGGCGGGAACCACGACTCGGCGGATCGGCTCGACGCGCCGGCGCCGCTCTTCGTCGGCTTCGACGTCCGCGTGGTGGGCGGGCTGCCGAGGGGGGCCTCCCGGGCGCTGGAGGTGGAGCGGTTGCTGGTGCCGCTGCGGGACGGGCGGGGCGAGGTGGCGGCCTGGGTCGCCGCGGTCCCCTTCCTCCGGCCGGCGGATCTGCTGCCCCGGGAGGGCGCGGACGATCCGCTGATCGAAGGCGTGCGCGCGGTCTACGCCGAGGTGCTCGAGGCGGCGCGGGCGCGGCGCGAGCCGGAGCAGGCGATCGTGGCGATGGGCCATTGCTACATGGTGAAGGGTGAGATCTCCGAGCTCTCGGAGCGGCGGATCCTCGGCGGCAACCAGCACGCCCTTCCCCTCGACATCTTCCCTGAGGACGTGGCCTACGCCGCCCTCGGCCACCTCCACCGGCCGCAGCGGGTGGGGCGGGAGAACGTCCGCTACAGCGGCTCGCCGCTGCCGCTCTCCATGGCGGAGATCGACTACCGGCACCAGGTCTGCCTCGTGGAGCTCGAGGGGGAGAAGCTCGGGTCGATCGAGGAGATCCCGGTGCCGCGGGCGGTGGAGCTGCTCCGCGTCCCGAAGACGGGCACGCTGCCGCCAGAGGAGCTGCTGGCCGCGCTGAAGAAGCTGCCGAAGCGCGGGGAGGAGGCGGATCACGAGCTGCCCTTCCTCGAGGTGCGGACCCGGCTCGAGGCGCCGGAACCGGGCTTGCGGGCCCGGGTCGAGGCGGCGCTCGCCGGGCGGGCGGCGCGGCTGGTGCGGCTCGGCGTCGAGCTCTCCGGCGACGGCAGGAGCCTCGCGGAGCAGGTGGTGGACCGGATGCTCGACGAGTTGAAGCCCGGCGAGGTCTTCGCCAACTGCTACCGCAAGCGCTACGAGGGCGCGCCGCCTCCGGATCTGCTCGCCGCCTTCGACGAGCTCCTCGACGCCGTGCACCAGGAGAAGAGCCGATGA